CATTCCCATTCTTGAGAGCATGTTCGAAAATCCTACGATCAGGTTTGTTAATTCCTACGATTTCTGAAATAACGATGGTATCGAAATAAGGAGCGAGTTTACTATGTTCCAATTTTTTTTCACAGGCTTCTTTAAAGCCATTTGAAATCAAATGTAAGGTATATCTGTCTTGCAGGTAACCTAGGGTTTCATGGGCATTTGGGAATAGATTAGTTTTGGTAGGGCAGATCTCTAGATATTCCTCTTCAAAAGCAACAGGAAACAGTTCCGGGTTAACACCCAATTGCGTAAATGTATCAGCGAACCTTAGTTTTCTTAAGGTTGGTTTGTCTATTTTACCATGATGGTATAAGTCCCACAGTCTATGATTGTTGATTGTATATGTAGCGATGAAGGTCTCGGAGGTGGGGGAGTTGAAGATATGATCAAAAGAATATCTGAAATACAATTCATGCAAAGTTTCTTCAGCATTCCTGTCAAAATCCCATATGGTATGGTCTAAATCGAAAAATATATGCTTTTTATCTTGGAACATGTGCAAATATAAGGTCTAATGTTTCCTTAATCAACAAGGATTCTAAGTTTACTGTCATAAAGTTGGGCTTACTTCCTAATAAGGACGTATTTAAGTACATTTGCGCAGGAAACATAGTGTATGAAGAAAGCTTTATTTCTATTTTATTTTCTTATATTTTATGCAATTACACAATTGCTATGGTGGGGTTATATTCTTGTAAAATTTGAACCTGACCGCAAAGGTATGATTATAGGGGAAGGTCTTATTTTCATGCTGATTTTTGTTTGGGGGGCTTTAAAGCTTAAAAAGCAAGTAAAAAGAGAGCATGAAATTAACCAGCAACAACAAAACTTTCTGTTGGCGATTACCCATGAATTGAAATCTCCATTGGCATCTGTGAAGTTGTATATCCAAACCATTTTGAAAAGGGACCTAGATAGGGAACAGCAAAAGGTTTTTTTGGCGAATTCACTAAAGGATATTGAGCGCTTGGATGATTTGGTTGAAAACGTATTGTTAACGACGAAATTGGAGAATAGAGCTTATCAATTGCCGAAGGAGGCTTTTAATATGACGGTTTTGGTTGAAGAGATTATTGACCGTCTTCAGAAAAATGCTTGCAAATCGCAGATTATAAAATATGATTTGGAGCCCAATATTGAACTCAAAGCGGATAAATTTGCGATCACCAACGTCATCACGAACTTGGTTGAGAACGCTGTCAAATATTCACCTCCCTGTGCCACTGTCTTTGTGAAGTTGCAGCAACAGGCTGGAAACCTTCTTTTTTCTGTGACAGACCATGGAGAAGGAATACCTGATGAAGAAAAAAAACTTATATTTAATAAGTTTTATCGAGTAGGCAGTGAAGCAACCCGTAAAACCAAAGGGACTGGTTTGGGGTTATATATTGTTAAAACAGTGTTACAAAAACACAATGCCACCATTCGGGTGAAAAACAACAACCCAACGGGTAGCATTTTTGAAGTTATTTTTGAAAATTATGCAAACTAAACAACGTATACTATTAGTTGAAGACGAAGAGCATCTTTTGGAAGCTATCAAATTAAACTTGGAGCTTGAAGGATACCGTGTTACTACCGCGACAGATGGTAAGAAAGCATTAAAAATATTTAAGGAAGAGCGTTTCAATCTGATTATCCTAGATGTGATGATCCCAGAAATCGATGGCTTTCAAGTAGCAGAAACGATCAGGCTTCAGAATTCTGAAGTCCCTATTATGTTTTTGACTGCCAAAAACAGCTCTGAAGACCGTATTACGGGTTTGAAAAAAGGTGCTGATGATTATTTGGTTAAACCATTCAACCTTGAAGAGCTGATCTTACGTGTTAGCAATTTGATCCGCAGAGGAATGAAAGGTGAGGATTTGAAAGAACTGAATTCCTATACCATTGGGGATAAGACCATTTATTTCAATTCATTTGAACTGCATCATGCTGATGGTACCATTACTTCTTTGACCAAAAAAGAAACGATGTTGTTAAAGTTATTGATTGAGCGCAGAAATGAAGCAGTATCTCGTGAACAAATCCTAGAGACGGTTTGGAATTACGATGTGTATCCTTCAACACGTACCATTGATAATTTTATCCTGACTTTCAGGAAATATTTTGAACCTGATCAAAAACATCCAATTTATTTCCATTCCATCCGTGGGGTAGGATATAAGTTTACTGATAATTCGAACTAAACTTACAGATGACTAATCAAGCTCGAAAAATAGTAATCGCAATTGCGATTGCATTTCTATTGTATGCTATCTACGCTAAGCATTACAATATTGCTGTCTATATTTTCGGCGGTATTACCTACCTAGTTTGGAGTTATCTGAAAGAAGGTACGGTTTATTTAGCGACACAAGCTTTCCATAAGCAAGATTACGAGAAAACGAAGAAACTTTTGGCGGAGATCAAGAACCCTGATAAACTAAGAAAGGGAAGGCGTAACTTCTATGAATTTATGATGGGTAATATCGCTTTGAAGGAGGATAGGATTGAGGAGGCTGAATATCATTTTCAATTAGCTTCAAGATTGCCATGGCGCAAGGACAATGAAAAAGGTATGGTTTTGATCAACCTTGCCAATATCAACCTGAGGAAACACGATTATGAACGTGTGCAAGCCTATTTAGATGTTGCGACCAAACTTCGGTTGACAGCGCGGCAGCAATCAATTATTGAGAAAATACAAAACGAAGTAAATAAGCATAAATAGTGGACAAAAATTTAAAAAACGATCTATTGATTCGTGCTGCGTTATCGCAGCCTACGGAGAGACCTCCAGTGTGGATGATGCGTCAAGCAGGAAGATTCATGAAAGAATATTGGGAAATCAAGAACAAATATTCCTTTCTAGAGATGTGCAAAACTCCTGAGATTGCTGCAGATGTTACCATGCTGCCAATAGACCTCTTGGGTGTTGATGCAGCTATTCTATTTTCGGATATCCTTGTTACGGCGGAAGCGATGGGTGGAGACCTATCTTTCGAGCAAGGTGTTGGGCCAAGATTTTCCAATCCGATCAGGACAGCAAAAGATGCTGAATACTTAAATGTAGATTGTTTGGACAAATTGCAATATGTAGGTGATGCTATCCGTGTGATCCAAAATCGTCTAGATGGATTCGTTCCTTTGATTGGATTCGCAGGTGCCCCTTTCACCATTTTGAGCTATTTAGTAGAAGGTGGTTCTTCAAAAGACTTCAAATTGACGAAGACTTTTATGAACAATCAGCCCGAATTGGCACACAGCATTTTACAAAAAATTGCAGATGTGACGGTAGACTATCTGAACATGCAAATTGAGGCTGGAGTGAATGCTTTACAATTATTCGATAGTTGGGCACTGGCTCTATCATGGAATGATTATCAGGAATTCTCCCATAAATACAATAAATACATCATATCTAAACTGAATAGAAAAGATGTCCCAATCATTTCATTCAGTAAAGGAAGTTCTGTGTTTGCTCCGATTATGGCAGATGCAAATCCAGATGTAGTATCCGTGGATTGGAATGCAGACCTATTGAACATCAAAAAAGCCTTACCTCATAATATGGCAGTTCAAGGAAACTTAGATCCATTTGTATTATATGCAGATAAGCCTGTTATCAAGAAAAAGATTTTAGAATTATTCGAGCGTATGCGTGGTGAGAATGGCTTTATCTTTAACCTTGGCCATGGTATTATGCCGGATATGCCTTTTGACAACGTTAAGTACGCTATTGACGTTATCAAAGAATTTAGATATTAATATTATAAACATAGAAAAGGAGCCTCCACATTGTGAAGGCTCCTTTTCTATGATATCATTACGTTAGCATGGCGTTAATTGAGGATATAATTTCTATTTTTGGTTATTAATAAGATTTATGCTTTACTTATACGCGAAAGCGATACATATCATTTTTGTTATTTGTTGGATGGCAGGTTTGTTTTATATGCCTAGATTATTCGTTTATCATACCGAGGCAAAACAAAAGACTGATATTGAATACCAAGTATTGCACAAACAGTTTGTGGTCATGGAGAACAGGCTGTGGTGGGTTATCACAACTCCAGCGATGTACCTTACAATAGCATCAGCCCTGGTGATGTTATATGTAAACCCAGCATTGTTGACTGCAGGATGGATGCAAGTTAAGTTATGTTTCGTTGCTGCACTTGTTCTCTATCATTTCAAATCCCAGCAAATCATGCATCAGTTAAGAGATGAAAAATCAACATGGACATCCACTCAATTAAGGATGTGGAATGAGGTGTCTACCATTATCTTATTTGCTATTGTATTTTTGGTCATCTTGAAATCCGCTTTTGGATGGATTTTTGGCGTAGTGGGAATTGTAGGATTAGGAATTGTACTCATGATACTTGTTAAGCTCTATAAAAAATACCGGAAGGCCAAGGGTGAGCAAGTAGATTAATCAATATATTATGAAGAAATTACTTTGGATTTTATGTGCTTTTATTTTTCCATTAGCTCTTAATGCACAAGAACACGACTGGGCTTTTGGACTTTTTGGTGATCTAAAATTAGATGATGCCGCTTATGATGCTAGTTTCGGGGTACAAGGTAAATATGACTTCAGCAACCATCAGTCTGTTCAAGCTCAAATCCACGGGAGGGGTGATCTTTTGGCTGTAGGTGCCGATTATTTGGTGAATATCTTTGATAAGGAAAAATCGAATTTCAATATTTTTCTAGGAGCAGGCCTTGGTCAAGAATTCTTTACCTATGACTATTCAGTGGAAGGACCTGATGACCAACCTATCCGTAGGAAAGAAAATTTTACGAAAGCTAATGGTCAGGTAGGATTGAGCTATTACTTTCCAACCGTAGACCTATCCTTATACACTGCTTATAAACTGAAGTATCAATTTAAGGATGGGATCACCGAGCCTAACTATGTCATGCTAGGTTTAAGATATCATATCTGGTAATGTTTTGGAGGTTAGATTCCTCCAAAACAGATATATTTTACTTCTATATATTCGTCTAAACCGTATTTAGATCCTTCTCTTCCGAGTCCTGATTGCTTAACTCCTCCAAAAGGAGCGGAGGCATTTGAAATCAGTCCAGTATTTACGCCAACCATTCCAGCTTCTAATTGTTCAGAAACCCTGAAACATTGATTTACATTCTCACTGAAGAAATATGATGCCAAGCCAAAAGGAGTGTCATTAGCTAATTTAATAGCTTCATCTTCAGTTTTAAATTTAAACAATGCACATATAGGTCCAAAAGTTTCTTCTGTTGAAATCACGCTATCCTTTGGCATATCGATCAATACGGTAGGTTCATAGAATAGGCCCTTTATTGGTTTGCCACCTGTTGCTACTTTTGCTCCTTTGTCAATGGCATCTTGGACATGTTCTTCAACCTTTTTCAAGCCTTCAGAATTGATCAATGGGCCAACTTGTGTTCCTTTTTTAAGACCATCTCCAACAGCTAAGGCCTTAACGGCTTCCGTTAATTTCGTGCTGAATTCCTTGTAGACTTCTTCTTGAACATAAAATCTGTTGATGGACACACAGGTTTGTCCTGTATTTCTGAATTTTCCTGAAACAGCACCTTTTACTGCCTTATCGATATCTGCGTTATTAAACACAATGAATGGAGCATTTCCACCAAGCTCTAATGATATACGCTTGATAGTTGAAGCGGCTTGTTCCATTAACGTGCGCCCTACGGAAGTAGATCCTGTGAATGATATTTTTCTGATTTTTTCATTGGTTGCCAATTCCTTCCCAATTCCTTTGCTATCCTTAGAGGTAATAACATTGAATACCCCTTTAGGGATCCTGCTTTATCGGCTAACTTAGCTAAAGCAATTGCTGAGAATGGAGTTTGTGAAGCTGGTTTTAATACTACTGTACAACCTGCTGCCAATGCTGGTCCTACTTTGCGTGTTATCATAGCCAATGGAAAATTCCAAGGGGTAATGGCTGCCACCACACCAACACCTTGTTTAATGGTTTGCATCCGGGTATTGCCTGCCAAAGAGGGGATAGTTTCTCCATAAGCTCTTTTTCCCTCTTCTGCAAACCAGTCAATAAATGAATTGGCATAGTCTACCTCTGTCAATGATTCTTGGAGAGGTTTACCACTCTCTAAGGTCATAATTTTCAGCAAGTTCTTGTTTGTGTTCGTTGATTAAATTATAAAGATTCCTGAGCATCTTGGATCGTTCGCCTACAGGGGTTGATTTCCAGACTTCCCAAGATTTATGGGCTGTATCGATGAATTTCTGACAATCCTTAACAGTTAAGTCTGGCAATGAACCCACGGGTTTTAACGTGGATGGATTGATGACCTCAAATGTTTTTTTGGAACTGATAAACGCTCCGTTTAGATATGCTTTTTCAATTAATAGGGAATTCTTCATAGTCTATTTTTTTATCGAACAATTGGTTTAAAGAAATGTTTATTCTAAAGTAGAACCATGGGGTTCAAAAACAAAATGGAGGTATAAAACCTCCATTTCAATATTATTAAAGATTATTTAGGGAATGTCCCATTTTATCTCTTTTTGTTTTCAAGTAACCTTCATTATATTTATTTGGAACGATTTCGATAGGCACATTGTCTACCACTTCCAAGCCGTATCCAATTAATCCAGCACGTTTTGTTGGGTTGTTTGACATCAATTTCATTTTGTCACGCCCATATATCTCAATATTTGTGCTCCGACACCGTAATCACGTAAATCAGGTTTAAATCCTAATTGAAGATTTGCATCGACAGTATCTACACCATTTTCTTGAAGCTTATAGGCCATGTAGCTTATTCACTAATCCTATCCCTCTACCTTCTTGATTCATGTATACAATAATACCTTTACCTTCTTTTTGGATCATTTCCATAGATTTATGAAGTTGCGGTCCACAGTCACAACGGCAAGAACCAAAAATATCACCTGTCACACAAGAGCTGTGCACTCTCACCAAGATAGGTTCATCTTCATTCCATTCACCTTTGTAGAGTGCCAAATGTTGTTCGCCAGTATTCTTTTGAGTGAAGGCTTTCATTTTGAAATCTCCCCATTCCGTTGGCATTTCAACACTTACTTCTTCTTTAATTAGGGTATCATGTTTCAGGCGGTACTCAATTAAATCCTCAATGGATACTATTTTCAAGTCGAAACGTTCAGCTACTTTGATTAAGTCTGGTAAGCGTGCCATTTCACCATCATCCTTTAAGATTTCAACAAGTACACCTGCGGGTTCAAATCCTGCCAAACGAGCTAAGTCTACAGATGCTTCTGTGTGACCTGTTCTTCGCAATACGCCCCCGTCTTTAGCTATCAAAGGGAAAATATGACCTGGACGACCTAATTCCTCCGGTCTGATATTTGGATCAATTAATGCTTTAATGGTTTTTGAACGGTCTGAAGCAGATATTCCTGTGGTACAGCCATATCCTTGAAGATCCACAGAAACAGTAAAATTAGTTTCATACACCGCAGTATTGGTATTTACCATCAATCCTAGGTTTAACTCCTTACAACGCTCCTCAGTTAAAGGTGCACAAACAAGGCCTCTACCATGGGTAGCCATGAAATTTATGATTTCTGGAGTAGCATTACGTGCTGCAGTGACAAAATCCCCCTCATTCTCACGGTCCTCATCGTCGACAACAATAATGACCTTTCCTGCTTTAATGTCCTCGATTGCTTCTTCAATCGTATTTAATTGGATTTTCATTTGCTTTTAATATTGTTACAAAGGTAGGGCTTATTAACCATTATTTTATAAGTATGTTGTCATAAATCTTGCCTCTACACTAAATACATACAGGGGAAAACTTATTTAAATTGGTTTGACAAATCATTTGTTGTTTAAACAATCATTTCACTAAAATTAGAATATTCTCTTATAAAATCAAAATCTGAAAAGAATTAAGATGAATGTTGAATCCTGAACTCTTGTGGTTTAATATGATAGTGATCAAAATAAACCTTAGAGAAATGATGAGAATACTTAAAACCTGTCAAGAAAGCAATTTCCTTAATTTCTAAATCAGAATTTAATAAGAGATATTTTGCACGTTTTAATTTTTGCTTTCTAATATAACTGAATACAGTATCATCAAATAAATCCTTGAACGCATTTTTCAATTTATATTCATTGATTCCGAATTTTCGGGTCAAAGTTTTTAAATGTAATTCTTCATGAAAATGCTCATCCAGGTAACTTTTTATATTTAACATAATTTCAATGTCATTCTGCGACCATTTCACAGCGTTTAGCTGATTGTTTGCGCCGGCAAAAACAGTAATGATCAACTCTAGAGCTTTTGTCCTTATAAACTGTTTGGCAAATTCAGATTGATATCGATGATTCAGCAACTCATCGATTAATTTTTTTTGATGTTCATTAATCACTGATGCCTCACGGTAAAAGGTGTAATTCTTTAACAAAAAATGCTCTCGTAAATGCTTTTCAGAATAACCTTGAGTTTTAAGTAATTCAAATAAATAATCTTCCTCAATATGAATTCCAAGACTTTTCTAGAGCTGTTATACGCAATATATCCATTGGTCTTAGGGATATTGATAAATTGGTAATGGTTTCCTGGAATAACAATAGATTTATTGTTGACACTTTCAAAATTAGAGTTTCCTTCTATTTCAAACTGTACTTTGATCATTGGAAACTGGTGGTTCACTCTTAAGAGAAAGGGTTGATGTAGCTTCCACTCTTGAAAACTGACGGTTACCATGTCATCATGATACTTCATTAATTTGCCTTCAAAAAGTTCGTTATTAATTAATTTGAGCTCAAATCCATGGGTAAGTTGTTGATGATCAGAGGAATCTAAAAGTTCATGTAAATGATCTTTGCCATAGAGTTCTTTTAGTGTCACTGTCTTCATTTTATCCTTTATATGTTGTCTTATATCCCTTAAATGTTATCACTGGAATTTCAAATGTAATACTTTTGCCTCATTATTTATATTTAATCTAAATAAGTTTTATATATGTTTGGAAATTTTACTCAACAATTTTTAAAGGTTACATTAACGATTTCTATCTTAATCTTAATTCCAATTGTTTTATTAGCCCAACAGACGGGCATCATCCAAGGTGAGGTTTATACCATTGATGGTAAACCATTATCCTATGCTTCCATCCGCTTAAAGGATACACGTTATAATACAGCCGTAGATGAAACGGGACATTATACATTAACTGCTCCTGTTGGCAAATATGTTCTACAAGTAACTTATGCAAATTATACGGTCGAAGAAGTTCCTGTAACCATTCAATCTGGACAAACTTTGCAAGTGGACCGTATAACGGTACAGTCCAATTCTACGCAATTAAGAGAAGTCATTGTATCGGATATCCAAAGGAATAAATACGCAAGGAAAGAAACTCAGGATATCGCGAGAATGCCCTTGGCAAATCTAGAAAATCCACAAGCATATAGTGTCATTACAAAAGAGTTGATCATGGAAACGGCGGCAACAGATTATGTTTCTGCTTTAGGTCAAGTTCCTTCAGCTGTAGTTTCCAATGGTGTTAACGACAGTGGGAATGGCATATTATTGCGTGGTTTTTCGACTTTTAATTCAGGAATGGTTAGGAATGGCCTTCCGGTGAACACGAGAGCTGTATCTGAAATATTCAACTTAGAGAAGGTTGAAGTATTAAAGGGTCCTTCTGCAACACTTTTTGGTGCTCAAGTAACTTCATACGGTGGTGTGGTTAATAACGTTACCAAGAAACCATTCGAATCCTTCAGGGGAGAGGTAAGTTACATTACCGGAAGTTTTGGTATGAACAGGTTGACCGCAGATGTTAATGCGCCGTTAAATAAAGACAGGACAGCATTGGGACGTTTCAACGTCATGGGAATGACCAATGATGGTTTTCAAAATGAAGGTAAGAGCAAGGCTTTTGGATTTGCGACCAGCTTATTGTTTAAAGCTGGAGCAAAGACCAATGTAAGGTTTGATGCTGATCTGTACAATTCTACAAAACCATTGGTAGCCTATTTACGAAATACAAATAAATTAACCATGTCAAATATGAAGGAATGGGATCTACCTTATGATCGATCCCTTACTTCAAATGATATCGCCACCAATAGGACCAACATTAACATTGGTGCCGAGATTGAGCACCAGATTTCAGAAAATTGGACTTCAAGAACTTCTTATTTGTACAATAACGCAGGAGACAAGGGTTCTGTATTTATGGTTCCCATGATTGTTGATGACAACAGAATTGAGCGTCGGTACAGAATATTTGATGATTACAGTCTGAATTTTTCCGTAATTCAGCAAAATTTCAATGGTTCTTATAAAGTAGGATCAGTAGAAAATAAGGTATTATTGGGGCTTGATGCGACATTCTATACCAATAAAAACCTATATATGGTTCCATTCTTCGCTATCTATGACACGGTTTCTGTGAAGGATCAGGTTTGGAAACCATTGACTCGTTCTGAGGTTGATCTTTCCAGAGGTGATAGGAGTTTTGGTGATGGTATTGATGATAGCAAGTACAATGTATCTAGTGCTTATCTTTCTAATGTTACAAATATCTCGGATCGATTTTTCGTAATGCTGAGTGCTAGGGTTAATAGATTCCAACAAGGTACCATTAAATCTTATAGTCCGGGGCAGCCTGAAATAAAAGACGAGAATGGTAAGGTAGAGCAAAGAGCAACACCAGAATCTTATACCGAGACTGAAGGCTATACTCAAGTCAATGTTTCTCCCAAAATCGGACTAGTATATCAACCTATAAAAGACAAGGTTTCGATTTTTGCGAATTACATGAACAGTTTCACGAACATTGCTGCATCCAGAGGTATTGCCAATATTAATGATGATCCTGAACAAGCGGATATTATCAAGTGGAAACCAGAGCAAGCAAACCAAATTGAGGCCGGTGCAAAATTCGAGCTGATGGATGGTCTTATCAATGCTACGGTTAGTTATTACAACATTAAGGTCACCAATAGGCTGATGGAAGTAACCACTGGGGTTAACATTCAGGACGGAGAGCAGAAAAGTGAGGGATTTGAAGTAGACCTCATTGCAAACCCTGTAAGAGGTTGGAATATTATTGCAGGCTATGGATACAATGATAATAAATATGTGAAGAGTGAAGAAGGTATCCTTGGGAAAACACCGGCATGGACTCCAAAACATGTAGCTAATTTATGGACATCATACAAATTCTTGGACAATGGAGTGAAAGGGTTGGGATTTGGAGCCGGATTTAATTATGTAGACAAAGTATTGATGAATATTGCAGATGATTTCTATATCCCATCTTACGCAGTAATTAATGGTACTGTATTTTATGACCAGCCCAAATACCGTATAGGTGTAAAATTAAACAACATTGCTAATATAAAATATTGGGATATGTATGGCAAACCGCAAAGGCCATTCGAATTCTTAGCTAATTTATCATTCAAGTTCTAATTTGATTTTTCTAATGCCCAACTACTGCGAGGAGAAATTCTTGCGGTAGTTTATTTCTAATCACCTATCAAGACATGCAAAATTTCGAACTGAAAACAAAACCTAAGCCAGTCAGCAGTGCTGCACCTCCTAAAAAGAAGGGTAAAAATTGGTTTACCCGATTAAACGCTTGGTTACACCTGTGGCCATCCATAGTTTCTGGATTGATTGTAGTCTTTGTATGTCTTACAGGGACTATTATCGTTTATTGCGATGAAATATTGGAACTTTCAGCTGGTGATGCCAAGTATGTGGAATTGGGAGGTCCTAAAGCTACTGCGGATCAAATGATGGAATCTGTCCAGAAATTTAATCCTAACCTTGAAATCTCTCAATTGGTTTTTTTCAATGATCCTAAGAGATCGGTTAGGGCTAGAGCTTTCAATGAGGAAACCAAAAAATTAAATCTTATCTATATCAATCCCTATACAGCTGAAGTTTTGAAAGTCGATTATACCATACATTTCTTCTTTGTAACTGCGCATCTTCATTCCAATCTATTGGCGCATGCATTTGGAGGATGGGTTGTTTTAATTTCTACCGTAATCTTTCTGATTAGCTGCATTACAGGATTGATCTTGTGGTGGCCGAAAAGATGGACGAAGAAGGCAAAACAGGATAGTTTCACGATCAAATGGAAAGCGAAGTTCAAAAGATTGAATTACGACCTTCACAATGTTTATGGATTTTATTCGCTGTTGTTGTGTTTTATTCTAAGTGCTACAGGCATCATTATCTTTTTTCATGGCTCCTTAGGCACGGCTATTATCACGTCATTTGGCGGGTCTGATGAGCATCTGGAGGCTGCATTGCCTGCAGAGGATAAATCAAAGACTTCCTTGGATCTTGCTCAATTTGCTTACCAAGCCTTGGAAAAAAATCCAGATAAGAAGAATGCATCCATTTGGCTTTATAGTCTCGATAATGTTGGTGCATATACCTTTCAGATGGGGGTATCAGGTTTAAAAAGCACGGAAAACCTAGGTATGGAAGTCTATGATAAATATAACGGTCAACATATTGAGGTTGAAAGGCCATTTGTCCTACATGAAAAGGTAGAGAACTATGTTTGGCAATTGCATATGGGCCAATGGTGGGGACAATTCGGGAAATTATCAACGTTCTTGGCGGGGGTGATTGCCACTTCATTGCCAATTACAGGATTCTTAATCTGGTGGGGCAGAAGAAAGAAAAAAAAGAAAGTATCTAGAGCTTAACATCTTTATCTATGAAAACAATAAGCCATTCCATTAAATATAATCTATATATATGCTATTACGTCTTAAACTATGTGCTTTATTGTTGTTGTTTTCAACGGTCCTTTTTGGACAAAGCAAAATTGAAGGAATTATCCATAACGAAGAAAATTCTGCCGTCAGTCAGGCTACCATTATATTGAAAAACCCTTTATCAGGAGATGAAAAATCAGTCAGTTCTAAAGATGATGGAAGTTTCTCTCTGGAAATCAAACCTGGAAGGTATGATCTGAAAATAACTTTATTGGGTTATTCCGAATTTCAGAAGAAGGATTTGGATATTCCCAATAATGGTTTGAAATTGGGAATTTTACAATTAACAGCAATTTTTCAGAACATTGAGGAAATTCAGGTAACAGGTGAGCGCAAGCTTATTGAGAGGAAATCGGACCGTATGGTTATCAATATTGAGAATAGCGTTTTGTCTGAAGGTATGACGGCTCTCGAAATACTCCAACGAGCACCTGCTGTTAAAGTGGATGATG
The Sphingobacterium daejeonense genome window above contains:
- a CDS encoding YjjG family noncanonical pyrimidine nucleotidase: MFQDKKHIFFDLDHTIWDFDRNAEETLHELYFRYSFDHIFNSPTSETFIATYTINNHRLWDLYHHGKIDKPTLRKLRFADTFTQLGVNPELFPVAFEEEYLEICPTKTNLFPNAHETLGYLQDRYTLHLISNGFKEACEKKLEHSKLAPYFDTIVISEIVGINKPDRRIFEHALKNGNAIKEEAVMIGDNLDADVRGAQNAGLEAIFFNPLEVEKPQDINHMIKDLKELQQIF
- a CDS encoding sensor histidine kinase, encoding MKKALFLFYFLIFYAITQLLWWGYILVKFEPDRKGMIIGEGLIFMLIFVWGALKLKKQVKREHEINQQQQNFLLAITHELKSPLASVKLYIQTILKRDLDREQQKVFLANSLKDIERLDDLVENVLLTTKLENRAYQLPKEAFNMTVLVEEIIDRLQKNACKSQIIKYDLEPNIELKADKFAITNVITNLVENAVKYSPPCATVFVKLQQQAGNLLFSVTDHGEGIPDEEKKLIFNKFYRVGSEATRKTKGTGLGLYIVKTVLQKHNATIRVKNNNPTGSIFEVIFENYAN
- a CDS encoding response regulator transcription factor is translated as MQTKQRILLVEDEEHLLEAIKLNLELEGYRVTTATDGKKALKIFKEERFNLIILDVMIPEIDGFQVAETIRLQNSEVPIMFLTAKNSSEDRITGLKKGADDYLVKPFNLEELILRVSNLIRRGMKGEDLKELNSYTIGDKTIYFNSFELHHADGTITSLTKKETMLLKLLIERRNEAVSREQILETVWNYDVYPSTRTIDNFILTFRKYFEPDQKHPIYFHSIRGVGYKFTDNSN
- the hemE gene encoding uroporphyrinogen decarboxylase, coding for MDKNLKNDLLIRAALSQPTERPPVWMMRQAGRFMKEYWEIKNKYSFLEMCKTPEIAADVTMLPIDLLGVDAAILFSDILVTAEAMGGDLSFEQGVGPRFSNPIRTAKDAEYLNVDCLDKLQYVGDAIRVIQNRLDGFVPLIGFAGAPFTILSYLVEGGSSKDFKLTKTFMNNQPELAHSILQKIADVTVDYLNMQIEAGVNALQLFDSWALALSWNDYQEFSHKYNKYIISKLNRKDVPIISFSKGSSVFAPIMADANPDVVSVDWNADLLNIKKALPHNMAVQGNLDPFVLYADKPVIKKKILELFERMRGENGFIFNLGHGIMPDMPFDNVKYAIDVIKEFRY
- the hemJ gene encoding protoporphyrinogen oxidase HemJ; the encoded protein is MLYLYAKAIHIIFVICWMAGLFYMPRLFVYHTEAKQKTDIEYQVLHKQFVVMENRLWWVITTPAMYLTIASALVMLYVNPALLTAGWMQVKLCFVAALVLYHFKSQQIMHQLRDEKSTWTSTQLRMWNEVSTIILFAIVFLVILKSAFGWIFGVVGIVGLGIVLMILVKLYKKYRKAKGEQVD
- a CDS encoding outer membrane beta-barrel protein; its protein translation is MKKLLWILCAFIFPLALNAQEHDWAFGLFGDLKLDDAAYDASFGVQGKYDFSNHQSVQAQIHGRGDLLAVGADYLVNIFDKEKSNFNIFLGAGLGQEFFTYDYSVEGPDDQPIRRKENFTKANGQVGLSYYFPTVDLSLYTAYKLKYQFKDGITEPNYVMLGLRYHIW
- a CDS encoding aldehyde dehydrogenase family protein, which encodes MKNSLLIEKAYLNGAFISSKKTFEVINPSTLKPVGSLPDLTVKDCQKFIDTAHKSWEVWKSTPVGERSKMLRNLYNLINEHKQELAENYDLREW
- a CDS encoding helix-turn-helix domain-containing protein, which encodes MLKNYTFYREASVINEHQKKLIDELLNHRYQSEFAKQFIRTKALELIITVFAGANNQLNAVKWSQNDIEIMLNIKSYLDEHFHEELHLKTLTRKFGINEYKLKNAFKDLFDDTVFSYIRKQKLKRAKYLLLNSDLEIKEIAFLTGFKYSHHFSKVYFDHYHIKPQEFRIQHSS